One Cucumis sativus cultivar 9930 chromosome 1, Cucumber_9930_V3, whole genome shotgun sequence DNA segment encodes these proteins:
- the LOC101219197 gene encoding putative E3 ubiquitin-protein ligase LIN isoform X2, which translates to MASSLEELLAEEGFRGRRPIRKSKGPFNSHATSTSNNDSQDKRNLDSDLGGQVRTTMKPSLLRHSSNGDFHSRGMTKNLTEGGNFTYREKRDKKSSKQYVERFDGKRHVNVTEQKPCLVNLAKDKTQRGHRYISEEENENFRGIYSNEVHVRRGVKCAAKEKELYKERWSGKIIDVEKRQRNSLKKNLFGRINFHHCNETAVYLPESSYDKSKTNASTRNWKNFEDDHSQTHDTFEDDRSQAHDTFEDDRSQTHDTFEDDHSQTQDTFVDSGSLPALDEVAVQAVVSIINGHLKYFLKDKDFRLMLRQNSFNPLNFIGVEECNSSKVVANLEQAIDVVEKAAEGLSTEKNLKKALLQLSMIAGLNTNALKDGFTFGISNSKLSACAHLYLGIIFKIQNKKNSSAKHILQVFCNLPFQARNGLFPELWDDLFLPHLLHIKSWYDYEADSLVNAPKQSRKQKLLDKVYNETLDSSTCKYAVYYKDWLTGIEAPEPSIVVPAVSFEGVDQESPVNNSSATTLCNDFVSPNLMVSKKLYDAMFATSKNQGAPHTEIEWELENRDNCIRSSNSSNVSKHTQIYYSDTTKDLDQDTDEDSTGSTTENTSSFENCKGQEWKTYNINALSEMDGSDEICSSTTCKNNEIDFEVLHAQSNTEGNSYSQQKLAQPCLDPIKVNPSLREPNDSYESSDERSSFLSLPKDFICPLTGELYQDPVTLETGQSFEKTAIKAWLDQGHRTCPVTGKKLETLAIPLTNFVLQRVIKNWNSNRRRNFLAFLSQGVHSSEKSMINNKSETTIFILDHFLAAGGKVEAMENANYLIANGYLRFLIQLFESGNLEEKTRVLALLSRCIQADEQCRNQIANEISISSLVNLLHSKQVKSLESVVQLLTKLICLKRRKDVTLFLSSLLKEDSENTLQAVLVYLRSSPPVQRPLVAVLLLHFNLVVESQQQSMYMEEALDAIIKALDDSLTNQKIRESCCKAILILGGHFSLPETFGSTTLKEIGFINFVEVDSLDSKEENPEMNNKKLVEDEKQAIEEWQRKLTLSLVKSVKQPFFAIISKCLAIGSLDLVGVGLSTLTWLSFSLPLLPAPKFHPLALSDLICLLKDCLQNSMLVEHKILASTCLLNLSKIAG; encoded by the exons ATGGCTTCATCTCTGGAGGAGCTTCTTGCTGAAGAAGGTTTTAGAGGAAGAAGACCGATAAGGAAGTCTAAAGGGCCGTTCAATTCACACGCCACAAGCACATCTAACAATGATTCCCAAGACAAAAGAAACTTGGATTCTGATCTGGGTGGTCAAGTTAGAACCACTATGAAGCCTTCTCTACTCCGACATAGCTCTAATGGAGATTTTCATTCAAGAGGTATGACGAAGAATTTGACAGAAGGAGGTAATTTTACATAcagagaaaagagagataaaAAGTCAAGTAAACAATACGTGGAGAGATTTGATGGGAAAAGACATGTTAATGTAACAGAACAAAAGCCATGCCTTGTAAATTTAGCCAAGGATAAAACACAAAGAGGACATAGATATATTTCtgaggaagaaaatgagaacTTCAGGGGCATATATTCTAATGAAGTGCATGTCCGACGTGGAGTAAAATGTGCAGCCAAAGAAAAAGAGCTATATAAAGAGAGGTGGTCAGGGAAGATCATAGATGTGGAAAAAAGGCAAAGAAAcagtttgaagaaaaatttatttgggcgtataaattttcatcattGCAATGAAACAGCTGTATATTTGCCAGAGAGTTCTTATgataaaagtaaaaccaaCGCCAGTACAAGAAATTggaaaaactttgaagatGATCACAGCCAAACACACGACACTTTTGAAGATGATCGCAGTCAAGCACATGACACTTTTGAAGATGATCGCAGTCAAACACATGACACTTTTGAAGATGATCACAGTCAAACACAGGACACTTTTGTAGATTCAGGTTCTCTTCCTGCTTTAGATGAAGTTGCTGTCCAAGCTGTGGTTTCCATCATTAATGGTcatcttaaatattttctcaaagaCAAGGATTTCCGCTTGATGCTTCGGCAAAATAGTTTCAATCCACTGAATTTTATTGGAGTTGAAGAATGTAACAGTTCCAAGGTTGTTGCTAACCTTGAACAAGCAATTGACGTAGTTGAAAAAGCTGCTGAAGGATTGTCAACTGAAAAGAACTTAAAGAAAGCATTATTGCAGCTGAGTATGATAGCAGGTCTGAATACAAATGCTTTAAAGGATGGCTTTACATTTGGGATATCTAATTCTAAATTATCTGCTTGTGCGCATCTCTACCTCGGTATAATAttcaagatacaaaataaaaaaaacagttcGGCCAAGCATATTTTACAAGTATTTTGCAATCTGCCTTTTCAGGCACGAAATGGGTTATTTCCAGAACTATGGGACGATCTATTTCTTCCACATCTATTGCATATAAAATCGTGGTATGACTATGAAGCTGATTCATTAGTCAATGCTCCAAAACAGTCTAGAAAGCAGAAACTTCTTGATAAAGTGTATAATGAAACCCTGGATTCTAGTACTTGTAAATATGCAGTTTACTACAAGGATTGGCTAACTGGAATTGAAGCTCCTGAACCTTCCATCGTGGTCCCAGCTGTATCTTTTGAGGGAGTTGATCAGGAAAGCCCCGTTAATAATTCTTCTGCAACGACTCTTTGTAATGATTTTGTCTCACCTAATCTGATGGTCAGTAAAAAACTATATGATGCTATGTTTGCCACCTCAAAGAATCAGGGAGCTCCACATACTGAAATTGAATGGGAATTAGAGAACCGCGACAACTGTATCAGAAGCTCTAATAGttcaaatgtttcaaaacaTACACAGATATACTACTCTGACACAACTAAAGACTTAGATCAAGATACTGATGAGGATTCTACGGGAAGCACAACAGAGAACACATCATCTTTC GAAAATTGTAAAGGACAAGAATGGAAGACGTACAATATTAATGCTCTATCAGAAATGGACGGTAGTGATGAAATCTGCAGTTCTACAACAtgcaaaaataatgaaattgattttgaagtgCTGCATGCTCAATCAAATACAGAAGGAAACAGCTATAGTCAACAAAAGCTTGCACAACCCTGCCTTGAT CCTATCAAGGTTAATCCCTCTTTAAGAG AGCCAAATGATAGTTATGAGTCCTCTGATGAAAGATCCTCTTTCTTGAGCCTTCCTAAGGACTTCATCTGCCCTTTAACTGGAGAGTTATATCAAGATCCTGTGACTCTGGAGACTGGTCAAAGTTTTGAGAAGACAGCTATCAAGGCATGGCTTGATCAAGGACACAGAACTTGTCCTGTGACTGGAAAGAAATTGGAAACCTTAGCCATACCTCTTACGAATTTTGTTTTGCAACGTGTCATTAAAAATTGGAATTCCAATCGTCGGAGGAATTTCCTGGCCTTCCTTTCTCAGGGAGTGCACAGTTCAGAAAAATCTATGATTAATAACAAGAGTGAGacaacaatatttatattagatCATTTTCTAGCTGCTGGTGGCAAGGTGGAAGCAATGGAGAATGCCAATTATCTTATTGCGAATGGATACTTGCGGTTTCTTATTCAACTGTTTGAATCAGGAAATCTGGAAGAGAAGACACGTGTTTTGGCACTCTTATCTCGTTGTATTCAAGCAGATGAACAGTGCAGAAATCAGATAGCTAATGAAATTAGCATAAGTTCTCTTGTCAATCTACTTCACAGCAAGCAGGTTAAGTCATTAGAAAGTGTTGTGCAGCTTCTGACCAAATTAATTTGCCTTAAGAG GAGAAAAGatgtaactttatttttaagcaGTTTGCTGAAAGAAGATTCAGAGAACACATTGCAGGCTGTCCTTGTATACCTCCGAAGTTCTCCACCTGTGCAAAGGCCACTTGTTGCTGTACTTCTGTTACACTTTAACCTAGTG GTGGAATCTCAGCAGCAAAGCATGTACATGGAAGAAGCTCTTGATGCCATTATCAAAGCCCTTGACGATAGCCTAACTAATCAGAAGATCCGAGAAAGCTGTTGCAaagcaattttaattttggggGGGCACTTTTCTTTACCTGAGACGTTTGGGAGTACAACACTAAAAGAAATAGGatttattaactttgttgaAGTGGATTCTTTAGACTCTAAAGAAGAGAATCCTGAAATGAACAACAAAAAGTTAGTG GAAGATGAAAAGCAGGCAATTGAAGAATGGCAGAGGAAGTTGACTTTATCCTTGGTGAAAAGTGTGAAGCAACCATTTTTTGCGATCATTTCGAAGTGTTTGGCTATTGGAAGCCTTGATTTAGTGGGAGTGGGGCTATCCACTTTGACATGGTTGAGTTTTTCCCTTCCTCTCCTTCCTGCTCCAAAGTTTCATCCCTTAGCCTTATCAGATCTGATCTGTCTGCTTAAAGATTGCTTGCAAAATAGTATGCTAGTTGAACACAAGATTCTTGCTTCAACTTGTCTGCTCAATCTCAGCAAAATTGCAG GTTAA
- the LOC101219434 gene encoding RNA cytidine acetyltransferase 2, giving the protein MLTQAELLVIDEAAAIPLPVINSLLGPYMIFLSKTVNGYEGTGRSLSLNLLRHLEKKNQITDCNNPSGLPGPVDESQNVCMEGKISHNYALKYLQRGCLPRGNQIIQKFYEVAKDTDFSDISIARVVRIAVHPGALREGYRSAALKLLTSYYKGFLTMDLEDELDNITTNEDLPIIYSRKVSMQEETIVPKQNLPPLLVPVSERLQERIFYIGASFGLTTELFSFWKKHEFLPLHISQNPNGVTGERSCMVLKQLKEHRYSMEYRFSNELYKHFSSKFIRNIPHFFRDLDYKLVLNILNPSLSRLLSMRPEESESSKSLIESADFNQLEAYINDNFDYKEVFHIATTLAQNYFNGKYAISLPDFEASILLSIGLQLKDLSSLEGSLKLESSQIRTKFYKLMKKFYEYLKEELMKKISSSFPSRSREVKMNPHDISVDDDLNDGARKVYNGYGKSMEDENVGWQDNSNGNRGNDFQNHRYSSPSNHMGVCSPSYCNENSKQSSSPVMVSKNKRRATCSTLNSSTSEKKKRNFQFYE; this is encoded by the exons ATGCTTACTCAGGCTGAGCTATTAGTAATTGATGAAGCGGCTGCAATACCTCTGCCTGTTATTAATTCATTACTGGGGCCTTATATGATTTTCTTGTCAAAAACAGTGAATGG TTATGAAGGTACTGGCCGCTCTTTATCCTTGAATCTTCTCAGgcatttggaaaagaaaaaccaaataacagaTTGCAACAATCCTTCCGGCCTTCCAG GTCCTGTTGACGAATCACAGAAT GTTTGCATGGAAGGAAAGATTTCTCATAATTATGCATTGAAATACTTACAAAGAGGTTGCCTGCCACGTGGGAATCAAATAATTCAGAAATTTTATGAAGTAGCTAAGGATACAGACTTTTCCGATATCTCAATTGCACGTGTTGTAAGGATAGCCGTTCATCCTGGTGCTTTAAGG GAGGGGTATAGGTCGGCTGCTTTGAAGCTTTTGACAAG CTACTATAAAGGATTTTTAACAATGGATCTTGAAGATGAGCTTGACAATATTACAACCAATGAAGATCTACCCATTATATATTCAAGAAAG GTGTCAATGCAAGAAGAAACTATAGTTCCTAAACAAAACCTTCCCCCATTACTCGTTCCTGTTTCTGAACGCTTACAAGAAAGGATTTTTTACATCGGTGCTTCATTTGGACTTACAACTGAGTTATTCTCCTTTTGGAAGAAACACGAGTTTCTTCCACTGcatatttctcaaaatccA AATGGGGTTACTGGGGAGCGTAGCTGTATGGTGCTCAAGCAATTAAAAGAACACAGATACTCAATGGAATACAGATTTTCCAATGAACTTTACAAAC ATTTTAGCAGCAAGTTCATCCGAAATATTCCTCATTTTTTCCGAGATCTTGACTACAAGCTTGTTTTGAA CATATTGAACCCAAGTTTGTCTCGTCTTCTATCCATGAGGCCTGAAGAATCGGAAAGCTCAAAATCACTTATTGAATCTGCTGATTTTAACCAACTGGAAGCATacataaatgataattttgattacaaAGAG gTCTTCCATATTGCAACTACCCTTGCTCAGAACTACTTTAATGGAAAATATGCAATATCGTTACCCGATTTTGAAgcttctattttattatccATTGGCTTGCAACTCAAAGATTTATCAAGTCTTGAG GGTAGTCTGAAGTTAGAAAGTTCACAGATCAGGACAAAATTCTACAAACTGATGAAGAAATTTTATGAGTATTTAAAGGAAGAACTAATGAAAAAGATCAGCTCAAGCTTTCCTTCTCGATCTAGGGAG GTAAAAATGAACCCGCATGATATTTCAGTTGACGACGACCTCAATGATGGAGCCAGAAAAGTATATAAT GGTTATGGGAAATCAATGGAAGATGAAAATGTGGGATGGCAAGACAATTCCAATGGAAACAGAggaaatgattttcaaaaccACAGATATTCTTCACCGAGTAACCATATGGGGGTCTGCTCGCCATCTTATTGTAATGAGAATAGTAAGCAAAGCTCAAGTCCCGTGATGGTTTCtaagaataaaagaagagCCACATGTAGTACTCTAAATAGTTCCactagtgaaaaaaaaaaaagaaacttccaATTCTATGAATAG
- the LOC101217148 gene encoding zinc finger CCCH domain-containing protein 14 yields the protein MDLDGARKRERTETALNGNGGFKKSKPEMDSLSTGLGSKSRPCTKFFSTSGCPFGEGCHFAHYVPGGVKSISQMISPALPPGIRNPAPPQSFPDGVPPAVKTRLCNKFNSAEGCRFGDKCYYAHGEWELGRPNPPQDHGGMGPGPMQQPRMGGGWNAPPPPPNHGPAASFGASATAKISVDASLAGPIIGKNGVNSKNICRMTGARLSIKEHESDPNLKNIELEGTFDQINLASSMVRELIANVGAASANNAMKQHQQHQHHSGMQQSSGSANNFKTKLCANFTKGACTFRERCHFAHGESELRKPGM from the exons ATGGACCTTGACGGTGCTCGCAAGAGGGAAAGGACTGAAACCGCCTTGAATGGCAATGGTGGCTTTAAGAAGTCCAAGCCAG AAATGGACTCCTTATCTACTGGTTTAGGAAGCAAATCGAGGCCTTGCACAAAGTTTTTCAG CACTTCTGGTTGCCCTTTTGGCGAGGGCTGTCATTTTGCACATTATGTTCCGGGTGGAGTCAAATCAATTTCTCAGATGATCAGTCCGGCTCTTCCCCCTGGGATTAGAAATCCAGCTCCTCCCCAATCCTTTCCAGACGGTGTTCCTCCAGCAGTCAAGACTCGTTTGtgcaataaatttaattcagCGGAAGGCTGCCGGTTCGGTGATAAGTGCTATTATGCTCATGGTGAGTGGGAACTTGGAAGGCCGAACCCACCACAAGATCACGGTGGAATGGGACCAGGACCAATGCAACAACCCAGAATGGGTGGTGGCTGGAATGCCCCTCCACCACCACCTAACCATGGACCCGCTGCTAGCTTCGGGGCCTCTGCAACTGCAAAGATTAGCGTTGATGCATCACTTGCAGGTCCCATTATTGGGAAGAATGGTGTCAACTCAAAGAACATTTGTCGGATGACAGGGGCAAGGCTTTCGATAAAAGAACACGAGTCAGACCCTAACCTGAAGAACATTGAGCTTGAGGGTACTTTTGATCAGATCAATCTAGCTAGTTCAATGGTACGTGAGTTGATTGCGAACGTTGGAGCTGCCTCCGCCAATAATGCCATGAAGCAGCATCAGCAGCATCAACATCATTCTGGGATGCAGCAATCTTCTGGTTCGGCAAACAACTTTAAGACGAAACTTTGTGCGAACTTTACGAAAGGTGCTTGTACGTTTAGAGAAAGATGCCATTTTGCTCATGGTGAAAGTGAGTTGCGCAAACCAGGTATGTGA
- the LOC101219197 gene encoding putative E3 ubiquitin-protein ligase LIN isoform X1 gives MASSLEELLAEEGFRGRRPIRKSKGPFNSHATSTSNNDSQDKRNLDSDLGGQVRTTMKPSLLRHSSNGDFHSRGMTKNLTEGGNFTYREKRDKKSSKQYVERFDGKRHVNVTEQKPCLVNLAKDKTQRGHRYISEEENENFRGIYSNEVHVRRGVKCAAKEKELYKERWSGKIIDVEKRQRNSLKKNLFGRINFHHCNETAVYLPESSYDKSKTNASTRNWKNFEDDHSQTHDTFEDDRSQAHDTFEDDRSQTHDTFEDDHSQTQDTFVDSGSLPALDEVAVQAVVSIINGHLKYFLKDKDFRLMLRQNSFNPLNFIGVEECNSSKVVANLEQAIDVVEKAAEGLSTEKNLKKALLQLSMIAGLNTNALKDGFTFGISNSKLSACAHLYLGIIFKIQNKKNSSAKHILQVFCNLPFQARNGLFPELWDDLFLPHLLHIKSWYDYEADSLVNAPKQSRKQKLLDKVYNETLDSSTCKYAVYYKDWLTGIEAPEPSIVVPAVSFEGVDQESPVNNSSATTLCNDFVSPNLMVSKKLYDAMFATSKNQGAPHTEIEWELENRDNCIRSSNSSNVSKHTQIYYSDTTKDLDQDTDEDSTGSTTENTSSFENCKGQEWKTYNINALSEMDGSDEICSSTTCKNNEIDFEVLHAQSNTEGNSYSQQKLAQPCLDPIKVNPSLREPNDSYESSDERSSFLSLPKDFICPLTGELYQDPVTLETGQSFEKTAIKAWLDQGHRTCPVTGKKLETLAIPLTNFVLQRVIKNWNSNRRRNFLAFLSQGVHSSEKSMINNKSETTIFILDHFLAAGGKVEAMENANYLIANGYLRFLIQLFESGNLEEKTRVLALLSRCIQADEQCRNQIANEISISSLVNLLHSKQVKSLESVVQLLTKLICLKRRKDVTLFLSSLLKEDSENTLQAVLVYLRSSPPVQRPLVAVLLLHFNLVVESQQQSMYMEEALDAIIKALDDSLTNQKIRESCCKAILILGGHFSLPETFGSTTLKEIGFINFVEVDSLDSKEENPEMNNKKLVEDEKQAIEEWQRKLTLSLVKSVKQPFFAIISKCLAIGSLDLVGVGLSTLTWLSFSLPLLPAPKFHPLALSDLICLLKDCLQNSMLVEHKILASTCLLNLSKIAECRLIVIAIRKEIEDPLRSIAEISQSAKHLYAIITRRENI, from the exons ATGGCTTCATCTCTGGAGGAGCTTCTTGCTGAAGAAGGTTTTAGAGGAAGAAGACCGATAAGGAAGTCTAAAGGGCCGTTCAATTCACACGCCACAAGCACATCTAACAATGATTCCCAAGACAAAAGAAACTTGGATTCTGATCTGGGTGGTCAAGTTAGAACCACTATGAAGCCTTCTCTACTCCGACATAGCTCTAATGGAGATTTTCATTCAAGAGGTATGACGAAGAATTTGACAGAAGGAGGTAATTTTACATAcagagaaaagagagataaaAAGTCAAGTAAACAATACGTGGAGAGATTTGATGGGAAAAGACATGTTAATGTAACAGAACAAAAGCCATGCCTTGTAAATTTAGCCAAGGATAAAACACAAAGAGGACATAGATATATTTCtgaggaagaaaatgagaacTTCAGGGGCATATATTCTAATGAAGTGCATGTCCGACGTGGAGTAAAATGTGCAGCCAAAGAAAAAGAGCTATATAAAGAGAGGTGGTCAGGGAAGATCATAGATGTGGAAAAAAGGCAAAGAAAcagtttgaagaaaaatttatttgggcgtataaattttcatcattGCAATGAAACAGCTGTATATTTGCCAGAGAGTTCTTATgataaaagtaaaaccaaCGCCAGTACAAGAAATTggaaaaactttgaagatGATCACAGCCAAACACACGACACTTTTGAAGATGATCGCAGTCAAGCACATGACACTTTTGAAGATGATCGCAGTCAAACACATGACACTTTTGAAGATGATCACAGTCAAACACAGGACACTTTTGTAGATTCAGGTTCTCTTCCTGCTTTAGATGAAGTTGCTGTCCAAGCTGTGGTTTCCATCATTAATGGTcatcttaaatattttctcaaagaCAAGGATTTCCGCTTGATGCTTCGGCAAAATAGTTTCAATCCACTGAATTTTATTGGAGTTGAAGAATGTAACAGTTCCAAGGTTGTTGCTAACCTTGAACAAGCAATTGACGTAGTTGAAAAAGCTGCTGAAGGATTGTCAACTGAAAAGAACTTAAAGAAAGCATTATTGCAGCTGAGTATGATAGCAGGTCTGAATACAAATGCTTTAAAGGATGGCTTTACATTTGGGATATCTAATTCTAAATTATCTGCTTGTGCGCATCTCTACCTCGGTATAATAttcaagatacaaaataaaaaaaacagttcGGCCAAGCATATTTTACAAGTATTTTGCAATCTGCCTTTTCAGGCACGAAATGGGTTATTTCCAGAACTATGGGACGATCTATTTCTTCCACATCTATTGCATATAAAATCGTGGTATGACTATGAAGCTGATTCATTAGTCAATGCTCCAAAACAGTCTAGAAAGCAGAAACTTCTTGATAAAGTGTATAATGAAACCCTGGATTCTAGTACTTGTAAATATGCAGTTTACTACAAGGATTGGCTAACTGGAATTGAAGCTCCTGAACCTTCCATCGTGGTCCCAGCTGTATCTTTTGAGGGAGTTGATCAGGAAAGCCCCGTTAATAATTCTTCTGCAACGACTCTTTGTAATGATTTTGTCTCACCTAATCTGATGGTCAGTAAAAAACTATATGATGCTATGTTTGCCACCTCAAAGAATCAGGGAGCTCCACATACTGAAATTGAATGGGAATTAGAGAACCGCGACAACTGTATCAGAAGCTCTAATAGttcaaatgtttcaaaacaTACACAGATATACTACTCTGACACAACTAAAGACTTAGATCAAGATACTGATGAGGATTCTACGGGAAGCACAACAGAGAACACATCATCTTTC GAAAATTGTAAAGGACAAGAATGGAAGACGTACAATATTAATGCTCTATCAGAAATGGACGGTAGTGATGAAATCTGCAGTTCTACAACAtgcaaaaataatgaaattgattttgaagtgCTGCATGCTCAATCAAATACAGAAGGAAACAGCTATAGTCAACAAAAGCTTGCACAACCCTGCCTTGAT CCTATCAAGGTTAATCCCTCTTTAAGAG AGCCAAATGATAGTTATGAGTCCTCTGATGAAAGATCCTCTTTCTTGAGCCTTCCTAAGGACTTCATCTGCCCTTTAACTGGAGAGTTATATCAAGATCCTGTGACTCTGGAGACTGGTCAAAGTTTTGAGAAGACAGCTATCAAGGCATGGCTTGATCAAGGACACAGAACTTGTCCTGTGACTGGAAAGAAATTGGAAACCTTAGCCATACCTCTTACGAATTTTGTTTTGCAACGTGTCATTAAAAATTGGAATTCCAATCGTCGGAGGAATTTCCTGGCCTTCCTTTCTCAGGGAGTGCACAGTTCAGAAAAATCTATGATTAATAACAAGAGTGAGacaacaatatttatattagatCATTTTCTAGCTGCTGGTGGCAAGGTGGAAGCAATGGAGAATGCCAATTATCTTATTGCGAATGGATACTTGCGGTTTCTTATTCAACTGTTTGAATCAGGAAATCTGGAAGAGAAGACACGTGTTTTGGCACTCTTATCTCGTTGTATTCAAGCAGATGAACAGTGCAGAAATCAGATAGCTAATGAAATTAGCATAAGTTCTCTTGTCAATCTACTTCACAGCAAGCAGGTTAAGTCATTAGAAAGTGTTGTGCAGCTTCTGACCAAATTAATTTGCCTTAAGAG GAGAAAAGatgtaactttatttttaagcaGTTTGCTGAAAGAAGATTCAGAGAACACATTGCAGGCTGTCCTTGTATACCTCCGAAGTTCTCCACCTGTGCAAAGGCCACTTGTTGCTGTACTTCTGTTACACTTTAACCTAGTG GTGGAATCTCAGCAGCAAAGCATGTACATGGAAGAAGCTCTTGATGCCATTATCAAAGCCCTTGACGATAGCCTAACTAATCAGAAGATCCGAGAAAGCTGTTGCAaagcaattttaattttggggGGGCACTTTTCTTTACCTGAGACGTTTGGGAGTACAACACTAAAAGAAATAGGatttattaactttgttgaAGTGGATTCTTTAGACTCTAAAGAAGAGAATCCTGAAATGAACAACAAAAAGTTAGTG GAAGATGAAAAGCAGGCAATTGAAGAATGGCAGAGGAAGTTGACTTTATCCTTGGTGAAAAGTGTGAAGCAACCATTTTTTGCGATCATTTCGAAGTGTTTGGCTATTGGAAGCCTTGATTTAGTGGGAGTGGGGCTATCCACTTTGACATGGTTGAGTTTTTCCCTTCCTCTCCTTCCTGCTCCAAAGTTTCATCCCTTAGCCTTATCAGATCTGATCTGTCTGCTTAAAGATTGCTTGCAAAATAGTATGCTAGTTGAACACAAGATTCTTGCTTCAACTTGTCTGCTCAATCTCAGCAAAATTGCAG AATGCAGGTTAATTGTGATTGCTATCCGCAAAGAGATTGAAGATCCTCTAAGAAGCATTGCTGAAATCTCACAATCTGCTAAGCACCTTTATGCCATTATTACTAGAAGGGAAAATATTTGA